One Mangifera indica cultivar Alphonso chromosome 4, CATAS_Mindica_2.1, whole genome shotgun sequence genomic region harbors:
- the LOC123214770 gene encoding 50S ribosomal protein L23-like — translation MIMSEVNQIRKMGNGLLDLPMQLLMSSSIDNVKEIAFKTISSVSKVDIKTCLESTYRFEVKKVRTLNMQGKKKRRNGRLVVKPNYKKAYITLKNPISIASDTVSKGNE, via the exons ATGATTATGTCTG AGGttaatcaaataagaaaaatgggAAACGGGCTTCTTGATCTTCCTATGCAGCTTCTCATGTCGTCTTCAATTGACAATGTCAAAGAAATTGCTTTTAAAACAATCTCATCTGTTTCAAAG GTTGATATCAAGACGTGTCTGGAATCAACTTACCGTTTTGAAGTTAAAAAGGTACGGACACTCAATATGCaggggaagaagaaaagaagaaatggtCGATTGGTTGTTAAACCTAATTACAAGAAGGCCTATATCACTTTGAAGAATCCAATATCAATTGCTTCTGACACTGTTTCTAAAGGAAATGAATAA